In Arachis hypogaea cultivar Tifrunner chromosome 17, arahy.Tifrunner.gnm2.J5K5, whole genome shotgun sequence, a single window of DNA contains:
- the LOC112763499 gene encoding uncharacterized protein: MTTADKTITFLPEDCQYGTTAEDAPFVISARIRIGLVRRIPVDTGADSNILFRGAFDKLGLRNENLQTYRNSVTGLGENFFKPDGSITLPLTIGTGNQRKTILSEFVVLKDSTAYNIILGKKTIKDFSAIIFTKYLFMNFITEDGSVGSIHGDREVAAKCDNTSLALRKKSCDAARIFFADLDARQDDQPRPKPEGDMESYK; encoded by the coding sequence ATGACCACTGCCGACAAAACGATAACTTTCCTACCCGAGGACTGCCAGTACGGCACCACGGCCGAAGACGCACCTTTCGTCATCTCGGCAAGGATCAGAATAGGACTGGTTCGAAGAATACCGGTGGACACCGGTGCAGACTCCAACATCCTCTTCCGaggagccttcgacaagctcgggctTCGCAATGAAAATCTCCAAACCTACCGCAACAGCGTCACGGGACTCGGAGAAAACTTCTTCAAACCGGACGGTTCCATCACCCTCCCCCTCACCATAGGGACAGGCAACCAAAGGAAGACAATTCTATCCGAATTTGTGGTCCTAAAAGACTCCAccgcctacaacatcatcctcgGAAAAAAAACAATCAAGGACTTCTCGGCCatcatctttaccaaatacctctTTATGAATTTCATAACGGAGGACGGCTCCGTCGGAAGTATCCACGGAGATCGGGAAGTCGCAGCAAAATGTGACAATACCAGCCTAGCCTTACGGAAGAAGTCTTGCGACGCGGCCAGGATATTCTTCGCCGACCTGGACGCCCGACAAGACGACCAGCCTAGGCCAAAGCCAGAAGGCGACATGGAAAGCTACAAATAG